Proteins found in one Planococcus citri chromosome 2, ihPlaCitr1.1, whole genome shotgun sequence genomic segment:
- the LOC135835137 gene encoding metabotropic glutamate receptor 7-like — MGDSILCGKMKDIRAKMVHGSFLIGILFLLQIIPQSQQMESENNYFMEMVMSIRESRNGSCAEIKQESVQLIAAFYYAMSIISRAETYPRINYFTVGVDFCEIVNYYQSEFQVLKNFYREQSSSENDTIVYNNFPDLQAFLPSGENLTLFESEADEIFQEQNITELDLANLTTNVISIEEMITTSTFMPTIPITQKNLFWKKALNVKHYWNKLMTKKTVATKAPQLVRKVKLNRTTTSTTPDPTASTIEPINITELLETSDVEWSNENSMYFNVSKKWLNGVNPQLTVLVEAASTFSVYKDLFLDDYALNNVPIISNNFEFHPHEAELQTLIGDLLECHQWTILSVIYSQSIEEKKRYVNFLRNFQHVCVSEQIAITEESTDTDFNHLVWLLHTNIRNTNVIICFCSRKEIEKLMQAVSRYDVVMPFTFIFVLDGLMEQLNFTVGFEEQLLDSYVIGREIDYVEEFSKVYVADYLSAQRLHPWASEFKMQNEIGLNITTNDTNNNETAEEFLNDYVVNPEVKGIIMGVFAADAALRTYLQPRINSKYFNSNVSFMSIWNDIKKGLNSHEKDLNHNFLSFNKLNLFRFEKFQDGNTTTYSFNLVNDTLADCVNNKEIPLHYMSLNIPVQRSTVFKYECIESCPRGYESISKNMHCLVYDPGEEEWEKVRNCTECLKFPEEDVYGHSMMAPMLISVLGLFLTAMVSQTFVMHNEHPVVKTTCYLSAIMLGCMMICHSIVILISLKICVFTCGVFKYVIPLNFTVMLSAMLVEINRMYRAWEKPPFAEVVSLPSITSKKSAILLMSVLISFESIMIFLYLALGKEKIFHEEYLSTGYEFNLDRLCPLHSDTTLINYFFNAIIVSVTLLYSRVVKSLMRNFYEAKYMYWTMCQTFVLWFAFSALYYKTDLKVLVFSLCVSTNTLIHLLLIFFPKMYIIWFNPDMNDVKGFYNMNEYQVDSRGMNLDTTIIEEKSEVSEDKE; from the exons ATGGGTGATTCTATTTTGTGTGGTAAAATGAAAGATATTCG TGCAAAGATGGTGCATGGAAGTTTCTTGATTGGTATCCTTTTTCTACTCCAAATTATCCCCCAAAGTCAACAAATGGAATCGGAGAATAATTACTTTATGGAAATGGTTATGTCAATACGTGAATCTAGAAATGGAAGCTGTGCAGAAATCAAACAAGAATCTGTTCAACTAATCGCAGCGTTTTATTACGCCATGTCTATCATCAGTAG AGCTGAGACGTACCCGAGGATCAATTACTTTACAGTAGGGGTAGATTTTTGTGAAATAGTGAACTATTATCAGTCCGAGtttcaagtgttgaaaaatttttaccga GAACAAAGTAGCTCAGAAAACGATACAATCGTATACAACAATTTCCCCGACTTACAA gctTTCCTACCTTCCGGCGAAAATCTAACTTTATTtgaaagtgaagcagatgag atttttcaagaacaaaatATCACTGAATTGGATTTAGCAAATTTGACTACGAATGTAATTTCAATCGAAGAAATGATTACTACCTCAACATTTATGCCAACGATTCCA ATAACTCAGaagaatttattttggaaaaaagcgtTAAACGTGAAACATTATTGG AATAAACTGATGACGAAGAAAACTGTGGCAACAAAAGCTCCTCAG CTTGTACGTAAAGTGAAGTTGAATAGGACTACAACAAGTACTACTCCAGATCCGACAGCATCTACG ATTGAACCGATTAATATTACAGAACTTCTCGAAACATCG GACGTCGAATGGTCCAATGAAAACAGCATGTACTTCAATGTTTCTAAAAAATGG TTGAACGGAGTCAATCCACAATTAACAGTATTAGTAGAAGCTGCTTCAACATTCAGCGTGTACAAAGATCTGTTCCTTGACGATTACGCTCTGAATAATGTTCCGattatttcgaataatttcgagtttcatCCACACGAAGCAGAATTACAAACTCTTATAGGCGATCTTTTAGAATGTCACCAGTGGACCATTTTATCAGTCATATATTCTCAAA gcatcgaagaaaaaaaacgctaCGTTAATTTCCTACGAAACTTCCAACACGTCTGCGTCTCCGAACAAATTGCCATTACAGAAGAAAGCACAGATACCGATTTCAACCATTTAGTTTGGTTATTACATACGAATATTCGTAACACCAATGTTATTATTTGCTTTTGCAGTAGAAAGGAAATAGAGAAATTAATGCAAGCTGTTTCTCGTTACGATGTCGTAATGCCATTCACATTTATATTTGTTCT AGATGGACTAATGGAGCAGTTAAATTTCACCGTCGGATTCGAAGAGCAACTCCTCGATAGTTATGTTATAGGAAGGGAAATCGATTACGTGGAGGAGTTCAGTAAAGTATACGTAGCTGATTATCTCTCAGCTCAGAGGCTGCATCCTTGGGCTTCCGAATTCAAAATGCAGAATGAAATTGGCTTGAATATTACGACAAATGATACGAATAATAATgaaacag ctgaagaatttttaaacgaCTATGTCGTTAATCCCGAAGTAAAAGGAATCATTATGGGAGTATTTGCAGCAGATGCAGCTCTTCGAACGTATTTGCAGCCGAGAATAAATTCCAAGTATTTTAATAGCAACGTTTCTTTTATG AGTATTTGGAACGATATTAAAAAAGGATTAAATTCGCACGAAAAAGACTTGAATCATAATTTCCTATCATTTAACAA GTTAAATCTATTTAGATTTGAGAAATTCCAAGATGGTAATACGACGACGTACAGTTTCAATTTGGTCAATGATACTTTGGCGGATTGTGTGAATAACAAAGAAATACCATTACATTATATGAGTCTAAATATACCAGTACAAAGATCGACGGTTTTCAAATACGAATGCATTGAATCGTGCCCACGCGGATATGAAAGT atttcaaaaaatatgcattgCTTGGTGTATGATCCTGGTGAAGAAGAATGGGAAAAAGTACGAAACTGCACAG AATGCCTGAAATTCCCAGAAGAAGATGTTTACGGACATTCGATGATGGCTCCAATGCTAATCTCAGTTCTGGGATTATTCTTGACAGCCATGGTATCTCAGACTTTTGTCATGCATAATGAACATCCTGTCGTTAAAACCACCTGTTATTTGAGCGCCATCATGTTGGGATGCATGATGATATGTCATTCGATAGTCATTCTAATATCGTTGAAGATCTGCGTATTTACCTGCGGAGTGTTCAAATACGTAATACCTCTCAACTTTACCGTCATGCTTTCGGCTATGCTGGTGGAAATCAACAGAATGTACAGAGCATGGGAAAAACCTCCATTTGCCGAGGTCGTCTCCTTACCCAGCATAACTTCGAAGAAATCTgcg ATCTTACTAATGAGTGTATTGATCTCGTTCGAAAGCATcatgatatttttatacttggCATTAGGcaaagagaaaattttccacgaagaATACCTCTCGACCGGTTACGAGTTTAATTTGGATCGTCTATGCCCATTACATTCGGATACGACGCtgatcaattattttttcaacgcgaTTATCGTATCAGTTACGCTTTTATATTCCAGAGTAGTGAAAAGTCTGATGCGAAATTTTTACGAAGCCAAGTACATGTATTGGACGATGTGTCAGACATTCGTATTATGGTTTGCATTTTCCGCTCTGTATTACAAAACTGATTTAAAG GTGCTCGTATTCAGTTTATGCGTATCAACCAACACTTTAATCCATCTACTGCTTATATTTTTCCCGAAAATGTATATTATTTGGTTTAATCCCGACATGAACGATGTAAAGGGTTTCTACAATATGAACGAATATCAAGTTGACAGCCGCGGCATGAATTTGGATACTACGAT AATCGAAGAGAAGTCAGAAGTTTCGGAGGATAAAGAATAA
- the LOC135835138 gene encoding probable chitinase 10, translating to MGKMLDTRMFWRVFFFTVLLLVNYCGAFSVRDVDPADVSKLQEIRDENEFLTICYYADWVVFRRGKGHFEPEEILYQHCTHIVYVFAVLDDETKDRMIPGEPTIDIEENLFARVTELKKYGPKVLLGLGGWVDSTPKYGEMLRSNELRQHLVQQISDFLIHHNFDGLEVDLSFPGAYQGNETSGTPQDKDYYLSFLRELREHFDVKAHQLKIDRLLLTISGPTTNKMIDIGYLVPGILTLCDWIEVLTYDFHGFWENRTGLVAPFSAQPGDELYDEEEVGNVQSGMDVWIKHGAPPSKLVLGIPFYGRTFLLTDSNMTDINSPAEGEPDEGEYTRYLGYLSYYEIMDRVQKKDWTVVHKENVGSYAYKGNQWVGFDDKYDVAVKADYVKQKGFRGAAIWTLGLDCFQKNCPAGQHPLLTTVRGVLTGDIELKDVTNYL from the exons ATGGGTAAAATGTTAGATACGAGGATGTTTTGGCGCGTATTTTTCTTTACCGTTTTATTGCTGGTTAATTATTGTGGTGCTTTTAGCGTTAGGGATGTCGATCCAGCTGATGTATCGAAATTGCAGGAAATCag gGACGAAAATGAATTCTTAACAATCTGCTATTACGCCGACTGGGTAGTATTTCGTCGAGGCAAAGGGCATTTTGAGCCAGAAGAAATCTTGTATCAACACTGCACTCATATCGTTTACGTGTTCGCTGTACTTGACGATGAAACCAAAGACAGAATGATTCCTGGAGAGCCTACCATTGATATAGAAGAAA ATCTTTTCGCCAGAGTCACCGAATTGAAGAAATACGGTCCCAAAGTACTTCTGGGTCTAGGAGGCTGGGTCGATTCTACTCCAAAATATGGAGAAATGTTACGCAGCAATGAATTACGTCAACATTTAGTACAgcaaatttctgatttcttgaTTCATCACAATTTTGACGGATTAGAAGTCGATTTATCATTCCCCGGAGCATATCAG ggaaATGAGACGAGTGGTACTCCTCAAGATAAAGATTACTACCTCAGTTTTCTGAGAGAGCTTCGTGAACATTTCGACGTCAAAGCTCACCAACTGAAAATAGATAGATTACTGCTCACCATATCTGGTCCAACGACAAACAAAATGATCGATATAG GATATCTCGTTCCTGGAATTTTAACATTATGCGACTGGATCGAAGTACTGACATATGATTTTCATGGATTCTGGGAAAATCGAACCGGTTTAGTGGCTCCTTTTTCAGCTCAACCAGGAGATGAGCTATATGACGAGGAAGAAGTTGGTAACGTG CAATCAGGAATGGATGTTTGGATTAAACATGGAGCTCCACCGAGCAAACTAGTGCTGGGTATTCCATTCTATGGCCGTACATTTTTGCTCACTGATTCAAACATGACTGATATCAACTCACCAGCTGAAGGAGAACCTGACGAAGGGGAGTATACTCGTTATTTGGGATACTTATCGTATTACGAG ATAATGGACAGAGTACAGAAAAAAGACTGGACAGTGGTTCACAAAGAAAACGTCGGTTCTTACGCTTACAAAGGCAATCAATGGGTTGGCTTTGATGACAAATATGACGTCGCTGTTAAA GCCGACTACGTCAAACAGAAAGGTTTCAGAGGAGCAGCTATCTGGACTCTAGGATTGGACTGCTTCCAGAAAAATTGTCCAGCCGGTCAGCATCCTCTTCTAACGACAGTACGGGGCGTCTTAACAGGTGACATAGAACTGAAAGATGTTACCAATTACCTCTGA